In Myxocyprinus asiaticus isolate MX2 ecotype Aquarium Trade chromosome 12, UBuf_Myxa_2, whole genome shotgun sequence, the DNA window AGACATCATTAAGTCATGTGCACTGGCAGTGTCTCCAAAGGAGCAGCAGGGAGCTGCAGAAGACAAATGCAAGGTGGAGGGAGATGAACCAGACAGACCAAACCCTCCACAGAAGAAGCAAAGTCAGTTTGTGTTTGCTGCTATGAAGAAACGAGGAATGGAGGGAGACACGGAAAACCGTCCGTACAAGTGCCcttattgtaactgggctttcaAAAAGTACAGTAACTTGATGAGCCACATTGACACTCACCGTGGCCTTAGGCCTTATGTTTGCAACATGTGTGGAAAGGCCTACTCGCACCAGGGTACTCTTCAGCAGCACAAACGGCTGCACACAGGTGAAAGACCGTACCAATGCCCTTTCTGTGTGAAAAATTACATCTGGTCCTCTGACTTTCGCAAACACATCCGAactcatacaggagagaagcccTACACCTGTGAGGAGTGTGGCAAGGACTTTGTGCGCTCCTCCGACCTACGCAAGCACGAGCGCAATATGCACACAAACAACAAGCCCTTCCTCTGCAAGCAGTGTGGCAAAACCTTCAACAAACCCTTGTCTCTCCTTCGTCACGAGCGCACTCATTTGGGTGATAGGCCCTTCATTTGCCCAGAGTGTGGGAAGGCATTTGCCCTGGCAAGCCGCATGACAGAGCACAGAAAAATCCACAGCGGTGTGCGTCCCTACACCTGCCCAGTTTGCTCCAAAGCATTCACCAAGTCCTCCAACCTTGCCGAACATCTCACAGTTCACAGTGGAGTGCGGCCACACAAGTGCTCAGAGTGTGGGGTGGCATTTGCCATGGCGTCCCGTCTGGTGCGCCACCAGCGTCTTCATGTAGCTGTGCAGCCTTATCGCTGCCAGGGCTGCGACATGTCATTCAGCCACTATGTGGCACTCAAGAGGCATCAGGAGCAGCATGGTGAGGGCATGATCTTTGTTTGTGGGCAGTGCAGTAAATCTTTCCCTCAGAATGAAATGCTTATAGAACACATGCAGAGTCATGCTGACACTCAGATAAGCATTGCGTAAACCTGTCCCTTTCTCCCTTAAGTAACCCAGGGGCTTGTTCAAGTGCACAATGACAACAAGGTTCTCTCAGTTAGATAAGTCAAAGTTCaatgtctatccatccatccatccatctatacttcagctttaacaacaTAGCTATTTCATAAGAAAATGGAAATtcacaaccattttttttttttatgatttattttcacattttaaagatGTTGATAAACTTTGATATCAATTACATCACTGTGTATATTATTAGAATGTAAACACACTGGAGACACATTTATAGAAAATAATTTGGCACATGATGATCTCTTGCCTACTGAAGCAGATTATTTGCATGCGAGTTGGAATAGCGTGAGTGCTACTGGTGGTGCCAAAATGCAAAGTGCTATTTCAAGTTGtcaataatttctttctttctttctttttttctttttttttttttttttttttgctgtccatTGGTATTACTTGTATTTGGGACTATAAACAAGCAGCAGGACAAAATTGTGTTTCAGATTGTTTTAGATTTGTGTTATATGCTATAAACATGTTTATAGTGATTCAAATAAATGCACAAACTGTTACCCCatattttattaaactaaaaaccTTTACATTAGATTCTTTGTTGTACAGGAGTGAAAGAGAATATGGCACTGTCAATTAAAAGCAGTATTATTGAGGAGTCATGTGTCCCTGGGTGTGAAATGTGGTGTTGGACATATGCTAGGGTATAAGATGGAATCCTGTTGTTCCCTCTGTATGTCTCTCTTGAGGATGTGTGACCCTAATCCCCAGAGTGCCACACTATTGCTAACATTTGTCCATGTGCTCCAGACCTGCTTACTCATGGTAAAAAGAGATGGCATTCCTCTTGTCAAATTCCACTGCTCCACTTGATTTAACCAGAGTCACTGGCTGACAGTGccatattttttgttatattttatgtaactaacatttattgttgttaatcatatacatttacattacttatacaaatattacaaaaaaatattattatttagtacTGCCATCTTTTATTAGAAATAAAAGGTGTGgtcagatatttaaaaaaaaaaaaacatcaatggcTTGAATTACACTTACACAATATAATTGACagtgcattaaaaaatattaaatactgtAGAAAATACTGTCCCTTAGATAGCATTAGGAtatgtaaattaaataataaaactggACCTCCATCAGTGTCAGTCATGACCTGATGTCAGTATTATCTTtggaacatactgtatgttccaaAGATAATCTTTTTTCTCTTACATTTTTCTCAATTTATACATGTCCCATATATGCACTGCTCCTATGGGAAAGCTTTAAATTGTGAAACCACTTACAAATCTATTTGATTTGCTTCTTTCAGTGATGATTAAGCATAATCACTGTTGTTGGGGGTGGATTACAAGTTATACAGTTATATAATTACTGACATTACCAGCTGTGGTGATATTTTAAGTTCATCATTCCATGAGTCACAGCACTTTTGTCCAGCACCCATTGCCATTATGTCCCCTCCTTCCTGCAGGCCAAGATGCAAATCCCAAGAGTCAGCTCCCTGAGCTGTGCTTCAGCTGTTCAATGTCTTCATTTAAGAAAGTAAGTAA includes these proteins:
- the znf648 gene encoding zinc finger protein 648, whose translation is MNDQWNSAVFTDNAYISKRSIRKILIRKKQYVPVESNNTDHGTMEASLNLASVDEGNASVSCYDRETTKPSIEKEMVSLNLSERCSEQQYMLLPKEVYEADKPGSDPNSLLEVTSFSKMKVKQEVDIIKSCALAVSPKEQQGAAEDKCKVEGDEPDRPNPPQKKQSQFVFAAMKKRGMEGDTENRPYKCPYCNWAFKKYSNLMSHIDTHRGLRPYVCNMCGKAYSHQGTLQQHKRLHTGERPYQCPFCVKNYIWSSDFRKHIRTHTGEKPYTCEECGKDFVRSSDLRKHERNMHTNNKPFLCKQCGKTFNKPLSLLRHERTHLGDRPFICPECGKAFALASRMTEHRKIHSGVRPYTCPVCSKAFTKSSNLAEHLTVHSGVRPHKCSECGVAFAMASRLVRHQRLHVAVQPYRCQGCDMSFSHYVALKRHQEQHGEGMIFVCGQCSKSFPQNEMLIEHMQSHADTQISIA